The following proteins are encoded in a genomic region of Chloroflexota bacterium:
- a CDS encoding CoA transferase, translated as MADRPLAGLRVLELATGIAGPYGGKLLADLGADVLKAEPPTGDPSRARGPFRAGRPDPEASGFYLYLNSGKRGITLDLESAEGRAALLDLVGGVDVLLESFAPGLLDRFGVGVEALQARNPRLVVVSTTPFGQWGPRSGWQGNDLIAFQSSGFAYGFPSREIEAADLPPLNAPSHAGLFLAGEMVAGAAVHGLLVAQRDGVGSHLDISEQEAVSAENQAQHNALDRKAGERGGYDGGDGGVRRTVVESSANATVFFLPCRDGWVVVSPREDHQWARWLEVMGGPSWADDPRFATKAARQDNWLVLHPLICEWSRQQAKRDIFEAAQAERVACYPLGTATDMLELPQFAHRGFFVEQEHPTLGTLSFPGVSYQSPDVARPRPTLAPRLGQHNTEVYGEQLGYDAARIAEVSGQGQRNGTDGPRPPFPSPHRGGAGGEVFSKPAARPSNGHLPASKPLAGVRIVDFSWVMAGPICTKYLGAMGAEVIKIESKARPDLSHRNPSWEELNPGKRSITLNLKDERARDLVRQLVGIGDVVIENFSTGVMERLGLGYPALREINPRIVMASASGFGRTGPQRDLVAYGTLLQCFTGWASLSAYPDRVPTSSGGVWTDPLTACIEAFLLMSAIYRQRKTGEGGFFDLSMTETMIAALPEPILAWTVAGQVLEPRGNRDPLAAPQGAYQTAGDDRWMALSVADDAAWQRLCGVLGRADLAADPGLATAAGRRARHDELDAVIAAWVRDRDAQETAALLQSHGIAATPTLTALDVVSDAHLAARSFVSEVEKLGGGTRYTLGAPWMVDGERPNGFRRAPEVGEDNEYVFKSLLGLSSQEYDRLVGEQVIY; from the coding sequence TTGGCTGACCGACCACTGGCCGGCCTGCGTGTGCTGGAGCTGGCAACCGGAATCGCCGGGCCGTACGGCGGCAAGCTGTTGGCCGATCTCGGCGCGGACGTGCTCAAGGCCGAGCCGCCAACGGGCGACCCATCCCGTGCCCGCGGCCCGTTCCGCGCCGGCCGCCCGGACCCCGAGGCGAGCGGCTTCTACCTCTACCTGAACAGCGGCAAGCGCGGCATCACGCTCGATCTGGAGAGCGCCGAGGGCCGGGCCGCCCTGCTCGACCTCGTGGGCGGCGTCGACGTGCTGCTGGAGAGCTTCGCGCCGGGCCTGCTGGATCGGTTTGGCGTGGGCGTCGAAGCGCTCCAGGCCCGCAATCCCCGGCTGGTGGTCGTCTCGACGACGCCGTTCGGGCAGTGGGGGCCGCGCTCGGGGTGGCAGGGCAACGACCTGATCGCCTTCCAGAGCTCGGGTTTCGCCTACGGCTTCCCCTCCCGCGAGATCGAGGCCGCCGATCTGCCGCCATTGAATGCCCCCAGCCACGCGGGCCTGTTCCTGGCCGGCGAGATGGTGGCCGGGGCCGCGGTCCACGGCCTGCTGGTGGCCCAGCGCGACGGCGTCGGCAGCCACCTGGACATCTCCGAGCAGGAGGCCGTCAGCGCCGAGAACCAGGCCCAGCACAACGCCCTGGACCGGAAGGCCGGCGAGCGCGGCGGCTACGATGGCGGGGATGGCGGCGTCAGGAGGACGGTGGTCGAGAGCTCGGCCAACGCGACCGTCTTCTTCCTGCCCTGCCGCGACGGCTGGGTGGTGGTCTCGCCGCGCGAGGATCACCAGTGGGCGCGCTGGCTGGAAGTCATGGGCGGCCCGTCCTGGGCCGACGACCCCCGCTTTGCGACCAAGGCTGCCCGCCAGGACAACTGGCTGGTGCTGCATCCGCTGATCTGCGAGTGGAGCCGCCAGCAGGCGAAGCGCGACATCTTCGAGGCGGCCCAGGCCGAGCGGGTGGCCTGCTACCCGCTCGGCACGGCCACCGACATGCTGGAGCTGCCGCAGTTCGCCCATCGCGGCTTCTTTGTGGAGCAGGAGCATCCGACGCTCGGCACGCTCTCGTTCCCGGGCGTCTCGTACCAGTCGCCGGACGTGGCGCGCCCGCGGCCGACGCTGGCGCCGCGCCTGGGGCAGCACAACACCGAGGTCTACGGCGAGCAGCTCGGCTACGACGCCGCGCGGATCGCCGAAGTCAGCGGCCAGGGACAGCGCAACGGCACGGACGGACCTCGCCCCCCCTTCCCTTCTCCTCATAGGGGAGGGGCCGGGGGTGAGGTTTTCTCGAAGCCAGCCGCCCGGCCGTCGAACGGCCACCTGCCGGCATCCAAGCCGCTGGCGGGCGTCCGCATCGTCGACTTTAGCTGGGTGATGGCCGGGCCGATCTGCACCAAGTACCTCGGCGCGATGGGCGCTGAGGTCATCAAGATCGAGTCGAAGGCCCGCCCGGACCTCTCGCACCGCAACCCGTCCTGGGAGGAGCTGAACCCGGGCAAGCGCAGCATCACCCTGAACCTCAAGGACGAGCGCGCCCGCGACCTCGTGCGGCAACTAGTGGGCATCGGCGATGTCGTCATCGAGAACTTCTCGACGGGCGTCATGGAACGGCTCGGGCTGGGCTACCCGGCCCTGCGCGAGATCAACCCGCGCATCGTGATGGCCTCGGCGTCCGGCTTCGGGCGGACCGGGCCGCAGCGCGACCTGGTGGCCTACGGGACGCTGCTCCAGTGCTTCACCGGCTGGGCCAGCCTCTCGGCCTACCCCGACCGCGTCCCGACCTCCTCGGGCGGCGTCTGGACCGATCCGCTGACGGCCTGCATCGAGGCGTTCCTGCTGATGTCGGCGATCTACCGCCAGCGCAAAACCGGCGAAGGCGGCTTCTTCGACCTCTCGATGACCGAGACGATGATCGCCGCGCTGCCCGAGCCGATCCTGGCCTGGACCGTCGCCGGGCAGGTGCTGGAGCCTAGAGGCAACCGCGATCCGCTGGCCGCGCCGCAGGGGGCCTACCAGACGGCCGGCGACGACCGCTGGATGGCGCTGAGCGTGGCCGACGACGCGGCGTGGCAGCGGCTGTGCGGCGTGCTCGGGCGGGCCGACCTGGCCGCCGACCCCGGGCTGGCGACGGCCGCCGGCCGGCGCGCGCGCCACGACGAGTTGGACGCGGTCATCGCGGCCTGGGTCCGCGACCGCGACGCACAGGAGACGGCGGCGCTGCTCCAGTCACACGGCATCGCGGCCACCCCGACGCTGACGGCGCTGGACGTGGTCTCGGACGCCCATCTCGCGGCCCGCTCCTTCGTGAGCGAGGTCGAGAAACTGGGCGGCGGCACCCGCTACACGCTCGGCGCGCCCTGGATGGTGGACGGCGAGCGGCCGAACGGCTTCCGCCGCGCGCCCGAGGTGGGCGAGGACAACGAGTACGTCTTCAAGTCGCTCCTGGGACTCTCGTCGCAGGAGTACGACCGGCTCGTCGGCGAGCAGGTCATCTACTGA
- a CDS encoding enoyl-CoA hydratase/isomerase family protein: protein MAENGTAQYEYVTREQTGSIMRITLNRPEKLNAIDYQVGAELYDAFALCQDDPSIRAIILAGAGRAFCAGDELGRERTADEQLSLKRRGHIKHYVQGPGRWTSTVRLMRSLPAPVIARVQGYAYGAGFNLALGSDFRVMARDAKLATPFIKRGLATGTNLLQQYVGIGKAIEMTLLGEPLDAEEALRLGLVNEVVDLADLDVAVERWAEKLANGPSAAIGLTKHAVYRGWDHDPDEAYWHQGSAVAQGRELEDLAEGVAAFKEKRPPAFTGR, encoded by the coding sequence ATGGCAGAGAACGGCACGGCGCAGTACGAGTACGTGACCCGCGAGCAGACCGGGTCGATCATGCGGATCACCCTGAATCGCCCTGAGAAGCTGAACGCCATCGACTATCAGGTGGGCGCGGAGCTGTACGACGCCTTCGCGCTCTGCCAGGACGATCCGTCGATCCGCGCCATCATCCTGGCTGGCGCGGGCCGGGCGTTCTGCGCCGGCGACGAGCTCGGCCGCGAGCGCACCGCTGACGAGCAGCTATCGCTCAAGCGGCGCGGTCACATCAAGCACTACGTCCAGGGGCCGGGCCGCTGGACCAGCACCGTCCGCCTGATGCGCAGCCTGCCCGCCCCGGTCATCGCGCGGGTCCAGGGCTACGCCTACGGGGCCGGCTTCAACCTGGCGCTCGGCTCGGACTTCCGCGTGATGGCGCGCGACGCGAAGCTGGCAACGCCATTCATCAAGCGCGGTCTCGCTACCGGCACCAACCTGCTCCAGCAGTACGTCGGCATCGGCAAGGCCATCGAGATGACGCTGCTCGGCGAGCCGCTCGACGCCGAGGAGGCGCTGCGGCTCGGGCTGGTCAACGAGGTCGTCGATCTTGCCGATCTCGACGTCGCCGTCGAGCGCTGGGCCGAGAAGCTGGCGAACGGGCCGAGCGCCGCCATCGGCCTGACCAAGCACGCCGTCTACCGGGGCTGGGACCACGACCCCGACGAGGCGTACTGGCACCAGGGCTCGGCGGTGGCCCAGGGGCGCGAATTGGAAGACCTTGCCGAGGGCGTGGCCGCTTTCAAGGAGAAGCGCCCGCCCGCGTTCACCGGACGGTAA
- a CDS encoding ABC transporter substrate-binding protein — protein MRRLEGQRALTRRSFLRSMLVVGAGASAALIQACGPQAPAPAAGGGQSAGAGAQASGPVVPTSTPRAVPATQAPAAQAAPAQTAPAQAAPAAGAAQPTAAPAAAAKPAAAVNNRPPLVRQQDPGPPKRGGILETSVGKDPETLEVMQAVNGPLRITSSLVYRRLVQFRGTDYYDIEVEPDMADSWTVSPDGKTWTFKLHQGIKWHNVPPVNGREFTSADVAWTVEYYKTKSKEYAWLWEWVSKVETPDKYTVVFHSDKPNAEALLNMAVDNNAIVPKEVFDQDGNYRSKIIGTGPYIWKNWEPGVKVELVKNPDYWEVSEVDGKPLPYLDGITAYIMPDYATRLAAYRSGKIAGHRWGFQAARNDVDSLFKGMQGQQRWDGVHFLSGGGFTLNISKKPLDDLRVRRAMSMALNRDAIIKDVQQGAAQWAGFVTASFTKYAWPEEKLKGLEFLKYNPDAARALIKEAGAEGGKIIIDLHPDTTPGAKVLVEMAQQMWKDIGLDPVIDPTDTPASYAKRQSGDFMVFGNGVGFSSASIDAGTRQLYHSEGQRNYTRNKDPEFDKLADAQAIELDLEKRKQLVDQIQQKIYDNMWVIPHYDAIDTLLNQPWAKNWGFHWQLGWVHSERIWIDK, from the coding sequence ATGAGGCGATTGGAAGGCCAGAGGGCGCTCACTCGGCGCTCGTTCTTACGAAGCATGCTGGTGGTCGGGGCGGGCGCCTCGGCCGCCCTGATCCAGGCCTGCGGGCCGCAGGCGCCGGCCCCGGCGGCCGGCGGTGGGCAGTCGGCGGGCGCTGGCGCCCAGGCGAGCGGCCCGGTCGTCCCGACCTCGACCCCGCGCGCCGTACCGGCCACCCAGGCGCCGGCCGCGCAGGCAGCACCCGCGCAGACCGCGCCGGCTCAGGCTGCCCCGGCGGCTGGCGCGGCCCAGCCCACGGCAGCGCCGGCCGCAGCCGCGAAGCCGGCCGCCGCCGTGAACAATCGGCCGCCGCTGGTACGCCAGCAGGACCCCGGCCCGCCGAAGCGCGGCGGCATCCTGGAGACCTCCGTCGGCAAGGATCCCGAGACGCTGGAGGTCATGCAGGCCGTCAACGGGCCGCTGCGGATCACCTCCAGCCTCGTCTACCGCCGGCTGGTCCAGTTCCGTGGCACCGACTACTACGACATCGAAGTCGAGCCGGACATGGCCGACTCCTGGACGGTCTCGCCGGACGGCAAGACCTGGACGTTCAAGCTGCACCAGGGTATCAAGTGGCACAACGTCCCGCCGGTCAACGGCCGCGAGTTCACCTCGGCTGACGTGGCCTGGACCGTCGAGTACTACAAGACGAAGTCCAAGGAGTACGCCTGGCTCTGGGAGTGGGTCTCGAAGGTCGAGACGCCGGACAAGTACACCGTCGTCTTCCACTCCGACAAGCCGAACGCCGAAGCCCTGCTCAACATGGCGGTGGACAACAACGCCATCGTCCCGAAGGAAGTCTTCGACCAGGACGGCAACTACCGCTCGAAGATCATCGGGACGGGGCCGTACATCTGGAAGAACTGGGAGCCGGGCGTCAAGGTCGAACTGGTCAAGAACCCGGACTACTGGGAGGTCTCCGAGGTGGACGGCAAGCCGCTGCCGTACCTCGACGGGATCACCGCCTACATCATGCCGGACTACGCCACGCGGCTCGCGGCGTACCGCTCCGGCAAGATCGCCGGGCACCGCTGGGGCTTCCAGGCCGCCCGCAACGACGTCGACAGCCTCTTCAAGGGGATGCAGGGCCAGCAGCGCTGGGACGGCGTCCACTTCCTGTCCGGCGGCGGCTTCACCCTGAACATCTCCAAGAAGCCGCTCGACGATCTGCGGGTCCGCCGCGCGATGTCGATGGCGCTCAACCGCGACGCCATCATCAAGGACGTCCAGCAGGGCGCGGCCCAGTGGGCCGGCTTCGTCACGGCCTCCTTCACCAAGTACGCCTGGCCCGAGGAGAAGCTCAAGGGGCTGGAGTTCCTGAAGTACAACCCGGACGCGGCCCGCGCCCTGATCAAGGAGGCCGGCGCCGAGGGCGGCAAGATCATCATCGACCTGCACCCGGACACCACGCCGGGCGCAAAGGTGCTGGTCGAGATGGCCCAGCAGATGTGGAAGGACATCGGGCTGGACCCGGTCATCGACCCGACGGACACCCCGGCCTCGTACGCCAAGCGCCAGTCCGGCGACTTCATGGTCTTCGGGAACGGCGTCGGCTTCAGCTCGGCGTCCATCGACGCGGGCACCCGCCAGCTCTACCACTCCGAGGGCCAGCGGAACTACACCCGCAACAAGGATCCCGAGTTCGACAAGCTGGCCGATGCCCAGGCCATCGAGCTGGATCTGGAGAAGCGCAAGCAGCTTGTCGATCAGATCCAGCAGAAGATCTACGACAACATGTGGGTCATCCCCCACTACGACGCCATCGACACGCTGCTCAACCAGCCGTGGGCGAAGAACTGGGGCTTCCACTGGCAGCTCGGGTGGGTCCACTCCGAGCGCATCTGGATCGACAAGTAA
- a CDS encoding ABC transporter permease — MLRYVARRLLLMLPVLWGVSLIVFIAIRLVPGDVILAKMQGEFSAKPEQMARMRAELGLDVPGYVQYFRWIGGVVTGDFGVSMNTFRPVLSEIVSRIPITAELAILSLFFAVVIAVPIGVASAVYQDTWIDYTGRLLAMLALSIPSFVIASALILFPSIWWGYFPPMGLTALTKNPLENLQQVLPATMALGAILAGQVMRLTRSSVLEVLRSDFVRTARAKGLSGYAVIARHVLRASLIPVITLIGSDFGRLLGGTVVIESIFAFPGMGLLTLTSIQLRDYTQLQGNVLFIAAVFVLFNLLVDLLYGVLDPRIRYS; from the coding sequence ATGCTGAGGTACGTCGCGCGGCGGCTGCTCCTGATGCTCCCGGTGCTCTGGGGCGTCAGCCTGATCGTGTTCATCGCGATCAGGCTGGTCCCCGGCGACGTCATCCTGGCCAAGATGCAGGGCGAGTTCTCCGCCAAGCCCGAGCAGATGGCCAGAATGCGTGCCGAGCTTGGACTGGACGTGCCGGGCTACGTCCAGTACTTCCGATGGATTGGCGGCGTCGTCACGGGCGACTTCGGCGTCTCGATGAACACGTTCCGCCCGGTCCTCAGCGAGATCGTGAGCCGCATCCCGATCACCGCTGAGCTGGCGATCCTCTCGCTGTTCTTCGCGGTGGTCATCGCGGTGCCGATCGGGGTGGCCTCGGCCGTCTACCAGGACACCTGGATCGACTACACCGGGCGACTGCTGGCGATGCTGGCGCTCTCGATACCGAGCTTCGTCATCGCCAGCGCGCTGATCCTCTTCCCGTCGATCTGGTGGGGCTACTTCCCGCCGATGGGACTCACGGCGCTGACGAAGAATCCGCTGGAGAACCTCCAGCAGGTGCTCCCCGCCACGATGGCCCTCGGCGCGATCCTGGCGGGACAGGTCATGCGCCTGACCCGCTCGTCGGTGCTGGAGGTGCTCCGCAGCGACTTCGTGCGGACGGCCCGCGCGAAGGGGCTGAGCGGCTACGCCGTCATTGCGAGGCACGTCCTGCGGGCCTCGCTGATCCCCGTCATCACGCTGATCGGCAGCGACTTCGGGCGTCTGCTGGGCGGGACGGTGGTCATCGAATCGATCTTCGCCTTCCCCGGCATGGGCCTGCTGACGCTGACCTCGATTCAGCTTCGGGACTACACCCAGCTTCAGGGCAACGTCCTGTTCATCGCGGCGGTCTTCGTGCTGTTCAACCTGCTGGTCGACTTGCTGTACGGCGTGCTCGACCCGCGCATCAGGTACAGCTAG
- a CDS encoding ABC transporter permease, with the protein MSTRAAAITEVGSLPAVGARSPRRRLLSQIQRRPLGALALGIVILVIAVAILADVISPQDPYRIFNGQTRAAPGVVAANGVPFVLGSDESGRDILSRIIHGARVSLWVGVLAVAVGTLGGTIVGVVSGYRGGRVDLILQRVMDSAQAIPSLVLALLLMAVLGSSLTNVILAIGIVQIPYTNRVVRSAVLSLKQETFVESARAIGGTDTWIMLRHIVPNVFAPIIIISTSGLGGAILTEAYLSFLGLGAPPPIPSWGGMVSTARTYMLTNPQLLLAPAVALSVTVLAWNLAGDALRDILDPRLRHR; encoded by the coding sequence ATGAGTACGCGAGCAGCAGCCATCACCGAGGTTGGCAGCCTGCCGGCCGTGGGGGCGCGCAGCCCTCGCCGCCGGCTGCTGTCGCAGATCCAGCGTCGGCCGCTCGGGGCGCTGGCCCTGGGCATCGTGATCCTGGTCATTGCCGTCGCGATCCTGGCGGACGTGATCTCGCCGCAGGATCCGTATCGCATCTTCAACGGGCAGACCCGCGCCGCGCCCGGCGTCGTGGCCGCGAACGGGGTGCCGTTCGTGCTCGGCTCGGACGAGTCCGGCCGGGACATCCTGAGCCGGATCATCCACGGGGCGCGCGTCTCCCTGTGGGTGGGCGTGCTCGCCGTGGCCGTCGGGACGCTCGGCGGCACCATCGTCGGGGTGGTCAGCGGCTACCGAGGCGGCCGGGTCGATCTGATCCTGCAACGGGTGATGGACAGCGCCCAGGCGATCCCCTCGCTGGTGCTGGCGCTGCTCCTGATGGCCGTCCTCGGCTCCAGCCTGACGAACGTGATCCTGGCGATTGGCATCGTCCAGATCCCGTACACCAACCGGGTGGTGCGGTCAGCGGTCCTCAGCCTGAAGCAGGAGACGTTCGTCGAGTCGGCGCGGGCCATCGGCGGCACCGACACCTGGATCATGCTGCGCCACATCGTCCCGAACGTCTTCGCGCCGATCATCATCATCAGCACGTCCGGCCTGGGCGGCGCGATCCTGACCGAGGCGTACCTCAGCTTCCTGGGGCTGGGCGCGCCCCCGCCGATCCCGTCCTGGGGCGGCATGGTCAGCACGGCCCGGACCTACATGCTGACGAACCCGCAGTTGCTGCTGGCGCCGGCCGTGGCGCTGAGCGTCACCGTACTGGCCTGGAACCTGGCCGGCGACGCCCTGCGAGACATCCTCGATCCGCGCTTGCGGCACCGGTAG